In Gossypium arboreum isolate Shixiya-1 chromosome 5, ASM2569848v2, whole genome shotgun sequence, a single genomic region encodes these proteins:
- the LOC108470787 gene encoding F-box protein FBW2 isoform X1, with translation MPLLDQMEEQIEFRHWDELIPDALGLIFSNLSLQEVLTVIPSVCKSWRKAVTGPYCWQEVDIEEWSSRCQPHHLDRMLRMLITRSSGSLRKLCVSGLHNDSIFFFITENAGSLQTLRVRRSEMSDSVVERTAGRLSTITFLDLSYCGKIGAGALEAIGRHCKLLVTLCRNMHPLDAAGKLLQDDEANAIATTMPRLKRLEMAYHLISTGSVMNILAGCPQLELLDLRGCWDVKLDSQLMKEKFPKLKVLGPFVMDYYEMDDWDDDCSDYDDWDDDCSDYSDNSEYLAWEFEMGDYDDYDIYDGMWHDDEGRFEELELRFYEGDGEEAGILGWPQSP, from the exons ATGCCTTTGTTAG ATCAGATGGAAGAGCAAATTGAGTTTCGTCACTGGGACGAACTAATTCCTGATGCACTTGGGTTGATCTTCAGCAACCTGTCCCTACAAGAGGTATTAACAGTCATTCCCAGCGTCTGCAAATCCTGGAGGAAGGCTGTCACAGGGCCCTATTGTTGGCAAGAGGTAGACATTGAAGAGTGGAGCAGTCGATGTCAGCCCCACCATCTTGATCGGATGCTTCGAATGCTCATCACCCGAAGCTCCGGATCTCTCCGCAAGTTATGTGTTTCGGGCCTCCACAATGATTCCATTTTCTTCTTCATCACTGAGAA TGCTGGTTCCCTTCAGACTTTGCGAGTGCGGAGAAGCGAAATGAGTGATTCGGTGGTTGAACGAACTGCGGGGAGGCTTTCCACGATTACCTTTTTGGATTTGAGTTACTGTGGGAAAATCGGTGCCGGAGCTTTAGAGGCCATTGGGAGGCATTGCAAACTGCTCGTCACCCTGTGCCGCAACATGCACCCACTGGATGCGGCTGGTAAGCTCTTGCAGGATGACGAGGCAAATGCCATAGCTACTACGATGCCTAGGTTGAAGCGCCTCGAGATGGCTTATCATCTTATCAGCACAGGGAGTGTTATGAACATCCTTGCCGGCTGTCCCCAGCTTGAACTTTTGGATTTAAGAGGCTGCTGGGATGTGAAACTCGATAGTCAGTTGATGAAGGAAAAGTTCCCGAAATTAAAGGTCTTAGGGCCCTTTGTCATGGATTACTATGAGATGGATGATTGGGATGATGATTGCTCGGACTACGATGATTGGGATGATGATTGCTCGGACTACTCTGACAATTCCGAGTATTTGGCTTGGGAGTTTGAAATGGGCGACTACGATGATTACGACATCTACGACGGAATGTGGCATGACGATGAGGGGAGATTCGAGGAACTTGAGCTGAGATTCTACGAAGGAGATGGCGAAGAAGCAGGAATTCTGGGTTGGCCTCAATCTCCATAG
- the LOC108470787 gene encoding F-box protein FBW2 isoform X2, whose product MEEQIEFRHWDELIPDALGLIFSNLSLQEVLTVIPSVCKSWRKAVTGPYCWQEVDIEEWSSRCQPHHLDRMLRMLITRSSGSLRKLCVSGLHNDSIFFFITENAGSLQTLRVRRSEMSDSVVERTAGRLSTITFLDLSYCGKIGAGALEAIGRHCKLLVTLCRNMHPLDAAGKLLQDDEANAIATTMPRLKRLEMAYHLISTGSVMNILAGCPQLELLDLRGCWDVKLDSQLMKEKFPKLKVLGPFVMDYYEMDDWDDDCSDYDDWDDDCSDYSDNSEYLAWEFEMGDYDDYDIYDGMWHDDEGRFEELELRFYEGDGEEAGILGWPQSP is encoded by the exons ATGGAAGAGCAAATTGAGTTTCGTCACTGGGACGAACTAATTCCTGATGCACTTGGGTTGATCTTCAGCAACCTGTCCCTACAAGAGGTATTAACAGTCATTCCCAGCGTCTGCAAATCCTGGAGGAAGGCTGTCACAGGGCCCTATTGTTGGCAAGAGGTAGACATTGAAGAGTGGAGCAGTCGATGTCAGCCCCACCATCTTGATCGGATGCTTCGAATGCTCATCACCCGAAGCTCCGGATCTCTCCGCAAGTTATGTGTTTCGGGCCTCCACAATGATTCCATTTTCTTCTTCATCACTGAGAA TGCTGGTTCCCTTCAGACTTTGCGAGTGCGGAGAAGCGAAATGAGTGATTCGGTGGTTGAACGAACTGCGGGGAGGCTTTCCACGATTACCTTTTTGGATTTGAGTTACTGTGGGAAAATCGGTGCCGGAGCTTTAGAGGCCATTGGGAGGCATTGCAAACTGCTCGTCACCCTGTGCCGCAACATGCACCCACTGGATGCGGCTGGTAAGCTCTTGCAGGATGACGAGGCAAATGCCATAGCTACTACGATGCCTAGGTTGAAGCGCCTCGAGATGGCTTATCATCTTATCAGCACAGGGAGTGTTATGAACATCCTTGCCGGCTGTCCCCAGCTTGAACTTTTGGATTTAAGAGGCTGCTGGGATGTGAAACTCGATAGTCAGTTGATGAAGGAAAAGTTCCCGAAATTAAAGGTCTTAGGGCCCTTTGTCATGGATTACTATGAGATGGATGATTGGGATGATGATTGCTCGGACTACGATGATTGGGATGATGATTGCTCGGACTACTCTGACAATTCCGAGTATTTGGCTTGGGAGTTTGAAATGGGCGACTACGATGATTACGACATCTACGACGGAATGTGGCATGACGATGAGGGGAGATTCGAGGAACTTGAGCTGAGATTCTACGAAGGAGATGGCGAAGAAGCAGGAATTCTGGGTTGGCCTCAATCTCCATAG